A genome region from Nicotiana tabacum cultivar K326 chromosome 13, ASM71507v2, whole genome shotgun sequence includes the following:
- the LOC107812764 gene encoding protein DA1-related 2 isoform X2: protein MRVWGRAGPQGSIVGSLILHFCERLPDDHSRTGKEKEELDRAVALSLAEDLQRPKGYKWRTDQDEDLARSLQDNPNSSSYPPYLPPYAPSYAPWEYNPNSYRKCSGCYRDIVSGNYLGCMGTFFHPECFLCRACGVPITEYEFSLSGNNTYHKTCFKEMTHPKCEVCHQFIPTNGAGLIEYRCHPFWSQKYCPSHENDNTKRCCSCERLESRNARYMSLGDGRSLCLECMESAIMDTGDCQPLYHSIRDYYEGMNMKIDQQVPMLLVERQALNDAIEGEKHGIHHMPETRGLCLSEEQTVTSILRRPRLGGRGLVGIRTHPQKLIRRCEVTAILVIYGLPRLLTGAILAHELMHAWLRLKGYRGLSPEVEEGICQVLSHMWLESEVMPASRNMPSTSTSSSSSTWSSSKKGGKSQAENKLGEFFMHQIAHDASPAYGGGFRAAYAAVNKYGLRSTLDHIRLTGSFPL, encoded by the exons atgcgagtttggggaagggccggaccacaagggtctattgtaggCAGTCTTATCCTGCATTTCTGCGAGAGGCTACCA GATGATCACTCTAGGACCGGTAAGGAGAAAGAGGAACTAGACCGTGCAGTTGCACTCTCTCTTGCAGAAGATTTGCAGAGACCAAAAG GATACAAATGGAGGACTGATCAAGATGAAGATCTAGCAAGATCACTTCAAGATAACCCTAATTCATCCTCATATCCTCCATATCTTCCTCCTTATGCTCCTTCATATGCTCCTTGGGAATATAATCCCAATAGTTATAG AAAATGTAGTGGCTGCTATAGGGATATTGTCTCTGGAAATTATTTGGGATGCATGGGAACTTTCTTTCATCCAGAATGTTTTCTTTGTCGCGCTTGTGGTGTTCCGATTACTGAATATGAG TTTTCGTTGTCAGGGAATAATACATATCATAAGACATGTTTCAAGGAAATGACTCATCCCAAATGTGAAGTTTGCCATCAATTT ATACCAACAAACGGAGCTGGCTTGATCGAGTACAGATGCCATCCATTTTGGTCTCAGAAATATTGCCCTTCACATGAGAACGATAACACCAAAAGGTGTTGTAGTTGTGAACGTCTAGAG TCGCGGAATGCAAGATATATGTCACTTGGAGATGGTCGAAGCTTATGCTTAGAGTGCATGGAATCTGCAATCATGGATACCGGGGACTGCCAACCACTTTACCATTCCATTAGAGATTATTATGAAGGCATGAATATGAAAATAGATCAGCAAGTTCCTATGCTACTTGTCGAAAGACAAGCCCTTAACGACGCCATTGAAGGGGAGAAGCAT GGTATCCATCATATGCCTGAAACCCGAGGTCTATGCCTATCAGAAGAGCAGACAGTTACCAGT ATACTCAGGAGGCCAAGATTGGGTGGCCGTGGACTAGTAGGAATCAGAACACATCCTCAGAAACTAATTAGAAGATGTGAAGTTACAGCTATATTAGTAATATATGGCCTCCCAAG ATTACTTACTGGTGCCATTCTTGCTCATGAACTGATGCATGCCTGGTTACGTCTTAAAG GATACCGTGGTCTCAGCCCTGAGGTAGAGGAAGGAATCTGCCAAGTGCTTTCACACATGTGGCTTGAATCAGAGGTAATGCCTGCATCAAGAAATATGCCATCTACttcaacttcttcatcctcatctaCATGGTCATCGTCTAAGAAAGGCGGAAAATCACAAGCTGAGAATAAGTTGGGTGAATTTTTCATGCACCAGATAGCACATGATGCTTCTCCAGCATATGGTGGAGGATTTAGAGCTGCTTATGCAGCTGTCAATAAGTATGGTTTGCGAAGCACGTTAGATCACATTCGCCTCACAGGAAgttttcctttatga
- the LOC107812764 gene encoding protein DA1-related 2 isoform X1 yields the protein MSSSSVNHISQPCIYGDFVSSTAERKSRFMKWLSKLFKGGGSGNRGMPGGHQPQFLGEENKVWRAPARSMDDHSRTGKEKEELDRAVALSLAEDLQRPKGYKWRTDQDEDLARSLQDNPNSSSYPPYLPPYAPSYAPWEYNPNSYRKCSGCYRDIVSGNYLGCMGTFFHPECFLCRACGVPITEYEFSLSGNNTYHKTCFKEMTHPKCEVCHQFIPTNGAGLIEYRCHPFWSQKYCPSHENDNTKRCCSCERLESRNARYMSLGDGRSLCLECMESAIMDTGDCQPLYHSIRDYYEGMNMKIDQQVPMLLVERQALNDAIEGEKHGIHHMPETRGLCLSEEQTVTSILRRPRLGGRGLVGIRTHPQKLIRRCEVTAILVIYGLPRLLTGAILAHELMHAWLRLKGYRGLSPEVEEGICQVLSHMWLESEVMPASRNMPSTSTSSSSSTWSSSKKGGKSQAENKLGEFFMHQIAHDASPAYGGGFRAAYAAVNKYGLRSTLDHIRLTGSFPL from the exons ATGTCTTCTTCAAGTGTTAACCATATATCTCAGCCTTGCATATATG GTGATTTTGTTTCTTCAACTGCTGAGAGAAAGTCAAGATTTATGAAATGGCTGAGTAAACTTTTCAAGGGTGGAGGGTCAGGTAATAGGGGAATGCCAGGTGGACACCAACCACAGTTTCTTGGAGAGGAAAATAAGGTTTGGCGTGCTCCAGCAAGATCAATG GATGATCACTCTAGGACCGGTAAGGAGAAAGAGGAACTAGACCGTGCAGTTGCACTCTCTCTTGCAGAAGATTTGCAGAGACCAAAAG GATACAAATGGAGGACTGATCAAGATGAAGATCTAGCAAGATCACTTCAAGATAACCCTAATTCATCCTCATATCCTCCATATCTTCCTCCTTATGCTCCTTCATATGCTCCTTGGGAATATAATCCCAATAGTTATAG AAAATGTAGTGGCTGCTATAGGGATATTGTCTCTGGAAATTATTTGGGATGCATGGGAACTTTCTTTCATCCAGAATGTTTTCTTTGTCGCGCTTGTGGTGTTCCGATTACTGAATATGAG TTTTCGTTGTCAGGGAATAATACATATCATAAGACATGTTTCAAGGAAATGACTCATCCCAAATGTGAAGTTTGCCATCAATTT ATACCAACAAACGGAGCTGGCTTGATCGAGTACAGATGCCATCCATTTTGGTCTCAGAAATATTGCCCTTCACATGAGAACGATAACACCAAAAGGTGTTGTAGTTGTGAACGTCTAGAG TCGCGGAATGCAAGATATATGTCACTTGGAGATGGTCGAAGCTTATGCTTAGAGTGCATGGAATCTGCAATCATGGATACCGGGGACTGCCAACCACTTTACCATTCCATTAGAGATTATTATGAAGGCATGAATATGAAAATAGATCAGCAAGTTCCTATGCTACTTGTCGAAAGACAAGCCCTTAACGACGCCATTGAAGGGGAGAAGCAT GGTATCCATCATATGCCTGAAACCCGAGGTCTATGCCTATCAGAAGAGCAGACAGTTACCAGT ATACTCAGGAGGCCAAGATTGGGTGGCCGTGGACTAGTAGGAATCAGAACACATCCTCAGAAACTAATTAGAAGATGTGAAGTTACAGCTATATTAGTAATATATGGCCTCCCAAG ATTACTTACTGGTGCCATTCTTGCTCATGAACTGATGCATGCCTGGTTACGTCTTAAAG GATACCGTGGTCTCAGCCCTGAGGTAGAGGAAGGAATCTGCCAAGTGCTTTCACACATGTGGCTTGAATCAGAGGTAATGCCTGCATCAAGAAATATGCCATCTACttcaacttcttcatcctcatctaCATGGTCATCGTCTAAGAAAGGCGGAAAATCACAAGCTGAGAATAAGTTGGGTGAATTTTTCATGCACCAGATAGCACATGATGCTTCTCCAGCATATGGTGGAGGATTTAGAGCTGCTTATGCAGCTGTCAATAAGTATGGTTTGCGAAGCACGTTAGATCACATTCGCCTCACAGGAAgttttcctttatga